A single region of the Actinoplanes sp. SE50/110 genome encodes:
- a CDS encoding VOC family protein yields MELASADPARAAQFYGELFGWESAGDRFKLNGRAVAGLTRSGSDRPDGWLTHLSTPDLEETLEQVALAGGTCLSHPADAHGGRRAIVADPAGAVIGLWEPSDFAGAQAGGEPGTMSWPELITDDTHTAARFYGSAFGWLLRHDFGVGEWLNQAHDAIAGLTPGYRGAWWRAAFEVEDIVEAAARCERLGGALIAEPAEAGLTEFAELRDPFGARFTVAALVHHPVELTVSLGSLPAFQRFA; encoded by the coding sequence GTGGAGTTGGCGAGTGCGGACCCTGCGCGAGCGGCGCAGTTCTACGGAGAGTTGTTCGGCTGGGAGTCAGCCGGTGACCGCTTCAAGCTCAACGGGCGGGCCGTGGCCGGCCTGACCCGCAGCGGGTCCGACCGTCCGGACGGGTGGCTGACGCATCTCAGCACGCCCGACCTGGAGGAGACCCTGGAGCAGGTGGCACTGGCCGGCGGCACCTGCCTGAGCCACCCGGCCGACGCGCACGGAGGGCGCCGGGCGATCGTGGCGGACCCGGCCGGCGCGGTCATCGGGCTGTGGGAGCCGTCCGACTTCGCGGGGGCGCAGGCCGGCGGCGAGCCCGGCACGATGTCCTGGCCGGAACTGATCACTGACGACACGCACACCGCCGCCCGGTTCTACGGGTCCGCGTTCGGCTGGCTGCTGCGCCACGACTTCGGCGTCGGCGAATGGCTGAACCAGGCGCACGACGCGATCGCCGGACTCACCCCGGGCTACCGGGGCGCCTGGTGGCGGGCGGCGTTCGAGGTGGAGGACATCGTGGAGGCCGCGGCACGCTGCGAGCGTCTCGGCGGGGCCCTGATCGCCGAGCCGGCCGAGGCCGGCCTGACCGAATTCGCCGAGCTCCGCGACCCGTTCGGCGCCCGTTTCACGGTCGCCGCGCTGGTGCACCACCCGGTCGAGCTGACCGTTTCGCTCGGCTCGCTGCCCGCTTTCCAGCGCTTCGCATAA
- a CDS encoding MarR family winged helix-turn-helix transcriptional regulator, which translates to MAEPLSETQMQHWRAFIESSWALHTALEDELRAATGLSMNDYHVLVALAEAPDRRIRMGELANRLVLSPSRITYQISSMVKRGLVEKQSCPDDKRGYEAVLTDAGLTALREAAPAHLETVRRRFIDRLEPDELAVIGRAFAKISDAHRS; encoded by the coding sequence ATGGCCGAACCGCTCAGCGAGACCCAGATGCAGCACTGGCGCGCGTTCATCGAGAGCTCGTGGGCGCTGCACACCGCACTGGAGGACGAGCTGCGCGCCGCGACCGGCCTGAGCATGAACGACTACCACGTGCTCGTCGCGCTCGCCGAGGCTCCGGACCGCCGGATTCGGATGGGCGAGCTGGCGAACCGGCTGGTGCTGTCGCCGAGCCGGATCACCTACCAGATCAGTTCGATGGTCAAACGCGGACTCGTCGAGAAGCAGAGCTGCCCGGACGACAAGCGCGGCTACGAGGCGGTCCTGACCGATGCCGGGCTGACCGCGCTGCGCGAGGCCGCCCCGGCGCACCTCGAAACGGTTCGACGGCGATTCATCGACCGGCTGGAGCCCGACGAGCTGGCGGTGATCGGCCGGGCGTTCGCCAAGATCAGCGACGCGCATCGCTCCTAG
- a CDS encoding RCC1 domain-containing protein: MSETQAAPPPARWRRAAFALATAAAFLFGMPAGPAGAAPTAALSRIAAGYAHSCAIRTDHSLWCWGGNSKGQLGDGSTVSHGSPTRVGTAGDWAAIDAGTSYTCGVRTDHSLWCWGANTRGQLGDGSTTSRNTPTRVGTDSDWAVVTTGDSHTCGVRTGGTLWCWGFNRLGQLGTGMSVYTATTPLQVGTATTWSTVSAGFAHTCATRTDGTLWCWGDNGDGQLGLGVLTPSVTPAQVGTATNWATVTAGYAFNCATRTDGTLWCWGDNGYGQLGAGGTYQTAPAQVGSGTTWTRADAGFNTACGARTDGTLSCWGNNATGQVGDGSTVNRGTPVQVGATTTWTGDYATGYQTCGFRADQSLWCWGNNANSQLGDGTTTQRTTPGQVTLPS; the protein is encoded by the coding sequence ATGAGCGAAACGCAGGCCGCCCCGCCCCCGGCCCGCTGGCGACGGGCAGCCTTCGCCCTGGCGACGGCCGCCGCCTTCCTGTTCGGCATGCCCGCCGGACCAGCCGGCGCCGCCCCCACGGCCGCCCTTTCCCGGATTGCCGCCGGATATGCGCACAGTTGCGCCATCCGCACCGACCACAGCCTGTGGTGCTGGGGCGGCAACAGCAAGGGTCAGCTCGGCGACGGCAGTACCGTCAGCCACGGCAGCCCGACCCGGGTCGGCACCGCCGGCGACTGGGCCGCCATCGACGCCGGCACCAGCTACACCTGCGGCGTCCGCACCGACCACAGCCTGTGGTGCTGGGGCGCCAACACCCGCGGCCAGCTCGGCGACGGCAGCACGACCAGCCGGAACACGCCGACCCGGGTCGGCACCGACAGCGACTGGGCGGTCGTCACCACCGGCGACAGCCACACCTGCGGCGTCCGCACCGGCGGCACCCTGTGGTGCTGGGGCTTCAACCGGCTCGGCCAGCTCGGCACCGGCATGTCGGTGTACACCGCGACCACGCCGCTGCAGGTCGGCACCGCCACCACCTGGTCGACCGTCTCGGCCGGTTTCGCACACACCTGTGCCACCCGCACCGACGGCACCCTGTGGTGCTGGGGCGACAACGGCGACGGCCAGCTCGGCCTCGGCGTGCTGACCCCGTCGGTCACCCCGGCGCAGGTCGGCACCGCCACCAACTGGGCGACGGTGACCGCCGGCTACGCCTTCAACTGCGCCACCCGCACCGACGGCACCCTGTGGTGCTGGGGCGACAACGGCTACGGTCAGCTCGGCGCGGGCGGCACGTACCAGACCGCGCCCGCCCAGGTCGGCAGCGGCACCACCTGGACCAGGGCGGACGCCGGCTTCAACACCGCATGCGGCGCCCGGACCGACGGCACCCTGTCCTGCTGGGGCAACAACGCCACCGGCCAGGTCGGCGACGGCAGCACGGTCAACCGCGGCACCCCGGTCCAGGTCGGCGCCACCACCACCTGGACCGGCGACTACGCCACCGGCTACCAGACGTGCGGATTCCGCGCCGACCAGAGCCTGTGGTGCTGGGGCAACAACGCCAACAGCCAGCTCGGCGACGGCACCACCACTCAGCGCACCACCCCGGGCCAGGTCACCCTGCCCAGCTGA
- a CDS encoding phosphotransferase, translated as MRIDWTALPEAVTTKVAARIGGTHAVPAEAGDHAEIAATVSGTAGKVFVKAACTEFGVRSLRYELRVSEAVKGPHSPAVEWHFEAAGWLVVGFEHCDGPHADLSPGSPHLDLLAEALTGLGKTLAPEVPLFTPTGRLGFPHPAMDGDVLVHSDLAPTNLMVSSRGLFIVDWAFATRAAPWVELAMLTQWLIGSGHTPEQAEHWLARFPAWAEVSPDVLDDFASKNATKWASRAKPGSPAWMHDLADWTGQWASHRRAAEETRIVTIPPGPRRAVKADPGAGLGTTPPR; from the coding sequence ATGCGCATTGACTGGACTGCACTGCCCGAGGCGGTCACGACGAAGGTAGCCGCCCGAATCGGCGGAACGCACGCCGTCCCCGCCGAGGCCGGCGACCACGCGGAGATAGCCGCAACCGTCAGCGGGACTGCCGGGAAGGTTTTCGTCAAGGCGGCCTGCACCGAGTTCGGCGTCCGGTCACTGCGCTACGAGCTGCGGGTGAGTGAGGCCGTGAAGGGGCCTCACTCGCCCGCGGTCGAATGGCACTTCGAGGCGGCCGGCTGGCTGGTCGTGGGCTTCGAGCACTGCGACGGCCCGCACGCCGACCTGTCACCGGGGAGCCCACACCTTGATCTTCTGGCTGAGGCGCTGACAGGGCTCGGCAAGACACTGGCGCCCGAGGTGCCGCTGTTCACGCCGACGGGCCGGCTCGGGTTCCCACATCCGGCGATGGACGGTGACGTTCTCGTCCACAGCGACCTCGCCCCGACCAACTTGATGGTGAGCTCCCGCGGCCTGTTCATCGTCGATTGGGCATTCGCCACCAGAGCGGCGCCCTGGGTGGAGCTGGCAATGCTGACACAGTGGTTGATCGGTAGCGGCCACACGCCCGAGCAGGCGGAACACTGGCTGGCGCGGTTTCCCGCATGGGCTGAGGTCAGCCCGGACGTCCTTGACGACTTCGCCTCGAAGAACGCAACGAAGTGGGCATCGAGAGCCAAGCCCGGCTCGCCGGCCTGGATGCACGACCTCGCGGACTGGACCGGGCAGTGGGCAAGTCACCGGCGTGCGGCGGAGGAGACCCGGATCGTGACGATCCCGCCCGGCCCGCGGCGGGCGGTCAAGGCGGATCCCGGTGCCGGTCTGGGGACCACGCCGCCGAGGTGA
- a CDS encoding inositol monophosphatase family protein: protein MVHEASRDLLARGEIRLGVLQRHVSGDVDRLGRDDAERPAVGQQPAEVGVMMTDYTDLLPVAHQAVDLARKIMRTMQPGALTAKGDRDMASEVDYAIEDQVRTFLAKRIPEIGFLGEENGLSGTTERLVWALDPVDGTVNFVHGSPLCAVSLGLITENRSVLGVIDLPFLGSRYSAAEGNGAHADGQPILVSTTQRISDAVVALGDYAVGQDAAEKNRARFAVTQRLAASVQRVRMHGSAAIDLAWLAIGRVDAVVMLANKPWDTAAGVVIAREAGALIADRDGSPHSFASSATIAANPGLLSGILDLAGGDHR, encoded by the coding sequence GTGGTGCACGAAGCCTCCCGCGATCTGCTTGCCCGCGGCGAGATACGGCTCGGCGTGTTGCAGCGACACGTGTCAGGCGATGTCGACCGGCTCGGTCGGGACGACGCGGAACGACCGGCCGTCGGGCAGCAGCCGGCCGAAGTCGGGGTGATGATGACGGACTACACAGACCTCCTTCCCGTCGCCCATCAGGCGGTTGACCTGGCACGGAAGATCATGCGCACGATGCAACCGGGTGCACTGACCGCCAAGGGCGACCGCGACATGGCGAGTGAGGTGGACTACGCGATCGAGGACCAGGTCCGGACCTTCCTCGCCAAGCGCATTCCAGAGATCGGCTTTCTCGGTGAGGAGAACGGCCTCAGCGGGACAACGGAGAGGCTGGTGTGGGCGCTCGACCCGGTAGACGGCACCGTCAACTTCGTTCACGGTTCCCCGCTGTGCGCTGTCTCGCTCGGCTTGATCACCGAGAACCGCTCCGTTCTCGGCGTCATCGACTTGCCCTTTCTCGGTAGCCGCTACTCCGCGGCCGAGGGCAACGGCGCCCATGCCGACGGCCAGCCCATCCTGGTCAGCACGACGCAGCGAATCAGCGATGCGGTGGTGGCGCTGGGCGACTACGCGGTTGGGCAGGACGCCGCCGAGAAGAACCGGGCGAGGTTCGCAGTCACGCAACGGCTCGCCGCGAGCGTGCAGCGTGTCCGGATGCACGGATCAGCTGCCATCGATTTGGCGTGGCTGGCCATCGGTCGGGTCGACGCCGTCGTCATGCTGGCCAACAAGCCGTGGGACACCGCGGCCGGCGTGGTCATCGCGCGCGAGGCCGGCGCACTGATCGCCGACCGCGACGGCTCGCCCCACAGCTTCGCGTCGTCCGCGACGATCGCCGCCAACCCTGGGCTGCTCAGCGGCATCCTCGATCTTGCGGGCGGCGACCACAGGTAG
- a CDS encoding pirin family protein, which produces MPAITVDDVLVLPRLPKLDPVATEFRPVRRLTTAPQGYEGEGFPVRRAFAGVPLSELDPFIHLDQMGEIDYAPGEPKGTPWHPHRGFETVTYMIDGIMDHQDSLGGGGSITNGDTQWMTAASGILHIEAPPEHLVTSGGLFHGLQLWVNLPAAAKMIDPKYQDIRGRESALVTTPDGGGLIRIIAGEVAGHAGPGSTFTPINLTHVTLQPGARLDLPWQPDYNALVYTLSGEGWAGTDMRPIRLGQLATFGAGDAIRVEAKSELDLFIMGGRPIREPVVHYGPFVMNTKAELQQAFEDFQKGRLGVIPASRLPHTD; this is translated from the coding sequence ATGCCTGCAATCACCGTCGATGACGTTCTCGTTCTGCCGCGCCTGCCGAAGCTGGACCCGGTCGCGACGGAGTTTCGGCCGGTTCGCCGCCTGACGACCGCGCCGCAGGGGTACGAGGGTGAGGGTTTCCCGGTGCGCCGGGCCTTCGCCGGGGTGCCGCTGAGCGAGCTCGACCCGTTCATCCACCTGGACCAGATGGGTGAGATCGACTACGCGCCGGGTGAACCCAAGGGGACCCCGTGGCATCCGCACCGGGGATTCGAAACGGTCACGTACATGATCGACGGGATCATGGACCACCAGGATTCGCTGGGCGGCGGCGGCTCGATCACCAACGGCGACACTCAGTGGATGACCGCGGCGAGCGGCATTCTGCACATCGAGGCGCCGCCCGAGCACCTGGTCACCAGCGGCGGGCTGTTCCACGGTCTGCAGCTGTGGGTGAACCTGCCGGCCGCGGCCAAGATGATCGACCCGAAGTACCAGGACATCCGCGGTAGGGAGTCGGCCCTGGTCACCACGCCGGATGGTGGGGGGCTGATCAGGATCATCGCGGGTGAGGTCGCCGGGCACGCCGGGCCGGGGTCGACGTTCACGCCGATCAACCTGACGCATGTGACGCTGCAGCCCGGGGCGCGACTGGACCTGCCGTGGCAGCCGGATTACAACGCGCTGGTCTACACCCTCTCCGGCGAGGGCTGGGCGGGCACCGACATGCGGCCGATCAGACTCGGTCAGCTGGCCACGTTCGGGGCGGGCGACGCGATCCGGGTGGAGGCGAAGAGCGAGCTCGACCTGTTCATCATGGGTGGCCGGCCGATCCGCGAGCCGGTGGTCCACTACGGCCCGTTCGTGATGAACACGAAAGCCGAGCTGCAGCAGGCCTTCGAGGACTTTCAGAAGGGTCGGCTGGGCGTCATTCCGGCGAGCCGGCTGCCGCACACCGATTGA
- a CDS encoding Clp protease N-terminal domain-containing protein, which yields MLGVIREGQGLAMRILADQGTDFDRLRADLDRSLEAGAANRS from the coding sequence ATGCTCGGCGTCATCCGCGAGGGTCAGGGCCTGGCCATGCGGATCCTCGCCGACCAGGGCACCGACTTCGACCGGCTCCGCGCCGACCTCGACCGCTCCCTCGAAGCCGGCGCCGCCAACCGTTCCTGA
- a CDS encoding aminopeptidase: protein MDWIPRFAEVVVRAGVNIQPGQGVVLNTDTAHLEVARAVVEAAYAAGAAWVEPVWSDGPMRRSAVDHSDLADLTSSRPWALQRIREWADQGAAWITLIGDADPHLLDGADPAKAAAIRTGEMVARRDAMIGKLRWTAVGAPNPGWATQVYGEPDLERLWQAVGIAMRLDEDDPVQAWRQRSATLAERGTALDALGLTEVRYVGEGTDLTVGLIPGCHWTGGGMIDDAGIPYLANIPTEEVFTSPDRRRADGTLRVTKPVAIGGRVVTGLRLTFAGGRITAVTADEGADVVRAQLETDPGARHLGEVSLVDKESRIARTGTLFHNMLFDENAACHVAWGQSFPFAVPGGVAMTPEQRAELGLNSSGVHTDVVVGGAGITVTGTGPRGTVEIIRDDEWVLV, encoded by the coding sequence ATGGACTGGATTCCGCGTTTCGCCGAGGTCGTGGTCCGGGCAGGGGTCAACATCCAACCCGGACAGGGTGTCGTGCTCAACACCGACACCGCCCATCTGGAGGTCGCCCGGGCGGTGGTCGAGGCGGCCTACGCGGCCGGCGCGGCCTGGGTCGAGCCGGTGTGGAGTGACGGGCCGATGCGCCGGTCCGCGGTCGACCACTCCGATCTGGCCGACCTCACCTCCTCCCGGCCGTGGGCGCTGCAGCGCATCCGCGAGTGGGCCGACCAGGGCGCCGCCTGGATCACCCTGATCGGCGACGCCGACCCGCACCTGCTCGACGGCGCCGATCCGGCGAAAGCCGCCGCGATCCGCACCGGGGAGATGGTCGCCCGGCGCGACGCGATGATCGGCAAGCTGCGCTGGACGGCGGTCGGCGCGCCGAATCCCGGCTGGGCCACCCAGGTCTACGGCGAGCCCGACCTGGAGCGGCTGTGGCAGGCCGTCGGCATCGCGATGCGCCTCGACGAGGACGATCCGGTGCAGGCGTGGCGGCAGCGCTCGGCGACGCTGGCCGAGCGCGGGACGGCGCTGGACGCGCTGGGTCTGACCGAGGTGCGCTATGTCGGGGAGGGCACCGATCTCACGGTCGGCCTGATCCCCGGCTGCCACTGGACCGGGGGCGGCATGATCGACGACGCCGGCATCCCCTACCTGGCGAACATTCCCACCGAAGAGGTGTTCACCAGCCCCGACCGGCGGCGCGCCGACGGCACGCTGCGGGTCACCAAGCCGGTGGCGATCGGCGGGCGGGTGGTCACCGGGCTGCGGCTGACCTTCGCGGGCGGGCGGATCACCGCGGTCACCGCGGACGAGGGCGCCGACGTGGTGCGGGCCCAGCTGGAGACCGACCCGGGTGCGCGTCATCTGGGCGAGGTGTCGCTGGTCGACAAGGAGAGCCGGATCGCGCGGACCGGCACGCTGTTCCACAACATGCTCTTCGACGAGAACGCCGCTTGCCACGTGGCGTGGGGGCAGAGTTTCCCGTTCGCCGTGCCGGGCGGGGTGGCGATGACCCCGGAGCAGCGTGCCGAGCTGGGGCTGAACTCCTCCGGGGTGCACACCGACGTGGTGGTGGGCGGCGCCGGCATCACGGTGACCGGCACCGGCCCGCGAGGGACGGTAGAGATCATCCGGGACGACGAGTGGGTCCTTGTTTGA
- a CDS encoding phospholipase D-like domain-containing protein — protein MPLEDWLLTAAERGNPHTGIPTWSAGNTAEPLIHGKRYFARLTERVEKLQAGDHLFFTDWRGDPDELAVDGGPTIAELFAAAARRGVIVKGLLWRSHLDKLAYSEEENRNLGDQIREAGGEVLLDQRVRRGGSHHQKLVILRHPGQPALDVAFVGGIDLCHSRRDDDDHHGDPQAVRMAKAYGPTPPWHDIQLELHGPVVGALDLTFRERWRDPAPLDQHGPISTAIDLLNHADLDADHLPPQPPDPPECGPLTVQVLRTYPAMRPKYSFAPLGEQSIARGYTKAIRRARKLIYLEDQYLWSAEVAKLFAEALQTNPELHLVAVVPRHPDVDGRFALPPNLVGREQAIELCKHAAPDRVHVFDLENTEGTPIYVHAKVCVIDDIWCSVGSDNFNRRSWTHDSELSCAILDDTPDEREPADPAGLGDGARRFPRDLRLALTREHLGLPAGAGSAELIDPIAVVRRMDAAAAALRDWRDNGRHGPRPPGHLIPHQTERLPWYQRAWATPAYRLIYDPDGRPWRDRRAGRW, from the coding sequence GTGCCATTGGAGGACTGGCTTCTGACCGCCGCCGAACGCGGCAACCCGCACACCGGCATACCCACGTGGTCCGCTGGAAACACCGCCGAACCCCTGATTCACGGAAAAAGGTACTTCGCCCGGCTGACCGAGCGGGTGGAGAAGCTCCAGGCGGGTGACCACCTGTTCTTCACCGACTGGCGCGGCGACCCGGACGAGTTGGCGGTCGACGGCGGCCCGACGATCGCCGAGTTGTTCGCCGCGGCCGCCCGCCGCGGGGTGATCGTCAAGGGCCTGCTGTGGCGCTCCCACCTCGACAAGCTGGCGTATTCGGAGGAGGAGAACCGGAACCTCGGTGACCAGATCCGGGAGGCCGGCGGCGAGGTGCTGCTCGACCAGCGGGTCCGGCGCGGCGGCTCACACCACCAGAAACTCGTGATCCTGCGGCATCCCGGGCAGCCGGCGCTCGACGTCGCGTTCGTCGGCGGCATCGACCTGTGCCACAGCCGTCGCGACGACGACGATCATCACGGGGATCCGCAGGCGGTGCGGATGGCAAAGGCGTACGGGCCGACCCCGCCCTGGCACGACATCCAGCTGGAGCTGCACGGTCCGGTGGTCGGCGCGCTCGATCTCACTTTCCGGGAACGCTGGCGTGACCCGGCCCCGCTCGATCAGCACGGGCCGATCTCCACCGCCATCGACCTGCTGAATCACGCCGATCTGGACGCCGATCATCTGCCGCCGCAACCGCCGGACCCGCCGGAGTGTGGCCCGCTGACCGTGCAGGTGCTGCGGACGTACCCGGCGATGCGCCCGAAATACTCCTTCGCGCCGCTCGGCGAGCAGAGCATCGCCCGCGGCTACACCAAGGCGATCCGCCGCGCCCGGAAACTGATCTACCTGGAGGATCAGTATCTGTGGTCGGCCGAGGTCGCCAAGCTGTTCGCCGAGGCGCTGCAGACCAACCCCGAGCTGCACCTGGTCGCGGTTGTGCCACGGCACCCGGACGTGGACGGCCGCTTCGCGCTGCCGCCCAACCTGGTCGGCCGGGAGCAGGCCATCGAACTGTGCAAGCACGCCGCGCCCGATCGCGTGCACGTGTTCGACCTGGAGAACACCGAGGGCACGCCGATCTACGTGCACGCCAAGGTGTGCGTGATCGACGACATCTGGTGCAGCGTGGGCAGCGACAACTTCAACCGTCGGTCATGGACCCACGACAGCGAGCTGTCCTGCGCGATCCTCGACGACACGCCCGACGAGCGCGAGCCGGCCGACCCGGCCGGGCTGGGTGACGGCGCCCGGCGTTTCCCCCGCGATCTGCGACTCGCGCTGACGCGCGAGCATCTGGGCCTCCCCGCCGGCGCCGGGTCCGCCGAGCTCATCGATCCGATCGCGGTCGTACGAAGGATGGACGCGGCCGCCGCGGCGCTGCGCGACTGGCGCGACAACGGCCGGCACGGGCCGCGCCCGCCGGGGCACCTGATCCCGCACCAGACCGAACGCCTCCCGTGGTACCAGCGCGCCTGGGCGACCCCCGCGTACCGCCTGATCTACGACCCGGACGGCCGTCCCTGGCGCGATCGCCGGGCCGGCCGGTGGTGA